One window of the Enterobacter huaxiensis genome contains the following:
- the uhpB gene encoding signal transduction histidine-protein kinase/phosphatase UhpB has translation MSSALSRPIAVVASFFIFSAAWFCLWSISLHLVERPELAVLLFPFGLRLGLMLQCPRGYWPVLLGAEWLMLVWLAQEVALAHLPLLMTGSLLTLLPVALISRYRHQRDWRTLLRQGAALIAAALLQSLPWVGEKEMLNALLLTLTGGLTLAPTCLVIWHYLTSTVWQPLGPALVSQPVNWRARHLVWYLLLFVVSLWLQLGLPAELSRFTPFCLALPIIALAWHYGWQGALIATLMNAIALIASQTWHDHPVDLLLSLLAQSLTGLLLGAGIQRLRELNQSLQTELARNRRLAERLLETEESVRQEVARELHDDIGQTITAIRTQAGIVQRLAAENASVKQGGAHIEQLSLGVYDSVRRLLGRLRPRQLDDLSLEQAVRSLMREMELESCGIVSHLDWRINEPALSEGQRVTLFRVCQEGLNNIVKHASASAVTIQGWQQDDSLKLVIEDDGCGLPPGSGHQGFGLAGMRERVKALGGTLSISCTHGTRVSVSLPLRSYHV, from the coding sequence ATGAGTTCCGCTTTATCGCGGCCGATCGCCGTCGTCGCCAGCTTTTTTATCTTCTCCGCCGCATGGTTCTGCCTGTGGAGCATCAGCCTGCACCTGGTGGAACGCCCCGAGCTGGCGGTGCTGCTGTTCCCCTTCGGCCTGCGTCTGGGGTTAATGCTCCAGTGCCCGCGAGGCTACTGGCCCGTTTTGCTCGGCGCAGAGTGGCTGATGCTGGTCTGGCTGGCGCAGGAAGTCGCCCTCGCGCATCTGCCCTTATTGATGACCGGAAGCCTGCTCACGCTTCTCCCGGTTGCGCTGATTTCCCGCTACCGCCACCAGCGCGACTGGCGCACGCTGCTGCGTCAGGGGGCGGCGCTGATTGCCGCCGCGCTGCTGCAGTCGCTTCCGTGGGTCGGCGAGAAGGAGATGCTTAACGCCCTGCTGCTGACCCTCACCGGCGGCCTGACGCTGGCCCCGACCTGCCTCGTGATCTGGCACTACCTCACCAGCACCGTCTGGCAGCCGCTCGGCCCGGCGCTGGTTTCCCAACCGGTGAACTGGCGCGCCCGGCACCTCGTCTGGTATCTGCTGCTGTTTGTGGTGAGCCTGTGGCTTCAGCTGGGTTTACCTGCCGAGCTTTCACGCTTCACGCCGTTTTGTCTGGCATTACCGATCATCGCGCTGGCCTGGCACTACGGCTGGCAGGGGGCGCTGATCGCCACGCTGATGAACGCCATCGCGCTCATTGCCAGCCAAACCTGGCACGATCATCCGGTGGATCTGCTGCTTTCCCTGCTGGCCCAGAGCCTGACCGGGCTGCTGCTCGGCGCGGGCATACAGCGCCTGCGCGAGCTGAACCAGTCCCTGCAAACCGAGCTGGCGCGCAACCGCCGTCTGGCGGAGCGCCTGCTGGAGACCGAAGAGAGCGTGCGGCAGGAGGTCGCCCGCGAGCTGCACGACGATATCGGCCAGACCATCACCGCTATCCGCACCCAGGCGGGCATTGTCCAGCGCCTGGCGGCGGAAAACGCGAGCGTGAAGCAGGGCGGGGCGCATATCGAACAGCTTTCGCTGGGGGTTTATGATTCCGTTCGCCGCCTGTTAGGACGGCTGCGCCCGCGCCAGCTTGACGACCTCTCGCTTGAGCAGGCGGTGCGCTCCCTGATGCGCGAGATGGAGCTGGAAAGCTGCGGAATTGTCAGCCATCTCGACTGGCGTATTAACGAGCCTGCGCTGAGCGAAGGCCAGCGCGTGACGCTGTTCCGCGTCTGTCAGGAGGGGCTGAACAACATCGTCAAGCACGCCAGCGCCAGCGCGGTCACCATCCAGGGCTGGCAGCAGGACGACAGCCTGAAGCTGGTGATTGAGGATGACGGCTGCGGCCTGCCGCCGGGTTCCGGCCATCAGGGCTTTGGCCTGGCGGGCATGCGCGAGCGCGTGAAGGCGCTCGGCGGCACGCTGAGCATCTCCTGCACCCACGGAACGCGCGTCAGCGTCAGCCTGCCGCTACGGAGTTACCATGTTTAA
- a CDS encoding MFS transporter: MFKIPASAAPIGNKAEIDARYRYWRRHILITIWLGYALFYFTRKSFNAAAPEILASGVMTRTDIGLLATLFYITYGLSKFFSGIVSDRSNARYFMGVGLIATGVVNILFGFSTSLWAFALLWALNAFFQGWGAPVCARLLTAWYSRNERGGWWAIWNTAHNVGGALIPMVVGAAALHYGWRAGMMIAGGLAIVAGLYLCWRLRDRPQTVGLPPVGDWRHDEMEIAQQQEGAGLTRREILTKYVLKNPYIWLLSLCYVLVYVVRAAINDWGNLYMSETLGVDLVTANSAVTMFELGGFIGALVAGWGSDKLFNGNRGPMNLIFAAGILLSVGSLWLMPFASYVMQAACFFTIGFFVFGPQMLIGMAAAECSHKEAAGAATGFVGLFAYLGASLSGWPLARVIDVWHWSGFFAVIAIAAGISALLLLPFLNAQSPREVNEA, from the coding sequence ATGTTTAAAATCCCTGCCAGCGCCGCGCCGATAGGCAACAAAGCGGAAATCGACGCTCGTTACCGCTACTGGCGTCGCCATATCCTGATTACCATCTGGCTCGGCTACGCGCTGTTCTACTTCACCCGCAAAAGCTTCAACGCCGCCGCGCCGGAAATCCTCGCCAGCGGCGTGATGACGCGCACCGATATCGGCCTGCTGGCGACGCTGTTTTACATCACCTACGGCCTGTCGAAGTTCTTCTCCGGCATCGTCAGCGACCGCTCCAACGCGCGCTATTTTATGGGCGTTGGGCTGATCGCCACCGGCGTGGTGAACATCCTGTTTGGTTTCTCTACCTCGCTGTGGGCCTTTGCCCTGCTGTGGGCGCTGAACGCCTTTTTCCAGGGCTGGGGCGCGCCGGTCTGCGCCCGCCTGCTCACCGCCTGGTATTCGCGCAACGAGCGCGGCGGCTGGTGGGCAATCTGGAACACCGCGCATAACGTCGGCGGGGCGCTGATCCCGATGGTGGTGGGTGCCGCGGCGCTGCACTACGGCTGGCGCGCGGGGATGATGATTGCCGGTGGCCTCGCGATTGTCGCCGGGCTGTACCTCTGCTGGCGCCTGCGCGACAGACCGCAAACCGTCGGCCTGCCTCCGGTGGGCGACTGGCGGCACGACGAGATGGAGATTGCCCAGCAGCAGGAGGGCGCGGGGCTGACCCGCAGGGAGATCCTCACCAAATACGTGCTGAAAAACCCGTACATCTGGCTGCTGTCGCTCTGCTACGTGCTGGTCTACGTGGTGCGCGCGGCGATCAACGACTGGGGCAATCTGTACATGTCCGAGACGCTCGGCGTGGACCTGGTGACCGCTAACTCGGCGGTGACGATGTTCGAGCTGGGCGGGTTTATCGGCGCGCTGGTGGCGGGCTGGGGATCGGACAAGCTGTTCAACGGCAACCGCGGCCCGATGAACCTGATCTTCGCCGCCGGGATTTTGCTCTCCGTCGGCTCGCTGTGGCTGATGCCGTTTGCCAGCTACGTGATGCAGGCGGCGTGCTTCTTCACCATCGGCTTCTTCGTCTTTGGCCCGCAGATGCTGATCGGCATGGCGGCGGCGGAGTGTTCCCACAAAGAGGCGGCAGGCGCGGCGACGGGCTTTGTCGGGCTGTTTGCCTACCTCGGCGCTTCGCTCTCCGGCTGGCCGCTGGCGCGGGTGATCGACGTCTGGCACTGGAGCGGGTTCTTCGCGGTGATCGCCATCGCGGCGGGGATTTCCGCCCTGCTGCTGCTGCCGTTTTTGAACGCGCAGTCTCCGCGCGAGGTGAACGAAGCGTGA
- the uhpT gene encoding hexose-6-phosphate:phosphate antiporter: protein MLAFLNQVRKPTLDLPLDVRRKMWFKPFMQSYLVVFIGYLTMYLIRKNFNIAQNDMISTYGLSMTQLGMIGLGFSITYGVGKTLVSYYADGKNTKQFLPFMLILSAICMLGFSASMGTGSVSLFMMIAFYALSGFFQSTGGSCSYSTITKWTPRRKRGSYLGMWNISHNLGGAGAAGVALFGANYLFDGHVIGMFIFPSIIALIVGFIGLRFGSDSPESYGLGKAEELFGEEISEEDKETEENEMTKWQIFVEYVLKNKVIWLLCFSNIFLYVVRIGIDQWSTVYAFQELKLSKEVAIQGFTLFEVGALVGTLLWGWLSDLANGRRALVACVALALIIATLGVYQHASNQYVYLASLFALGFLVFGPQLLIGVAAVGFVPKKAIGAADGIKGTFAYLIGDSFAKLGLGMIADGTPIFGLTGWAGTFAALDAAAIGCIVLMAMVAVLEERKIRRENRAQKQKLKAA, encoded by the coding sequence ATGCTGGCCTTCTTAAATCAGGTGCGCAAGCCGACCCTGGATCTGCCGCTCGACGTGCGGCGCAAGATGTGGTTCAAACCGTTCATGCAGTCCTATCTGGTGGTCTTCATCGGCTACCTGACCATGTACCTGATCCGCAAAAACTTTAACATCGCGCAGAACGACATGATCTCAACCTACGGGCTGAGCATGACGCAGCTGGGGATGATTGGCCTGGGCTTCTCCATCACCTACGGCGTGGGGAAAACGCTGGTTTCCTACTACGCGGACGGCAAAAACACCAAGCAGTTCCTGCCGTTTATGCTGATCCTCTCCGCCATCTGTATGCTCGGCTTCAGCGCCAGCATGGGCACGGGCTCCGTCAGCCTGTTCATGATGATCGCCTTCTACGCCCTGAGCGGTTTCTTCCAGAGCACCGGCGGGTCGTGCAGCTACTCCACCATCACCAAATGGACCCCGCGCCGCAAGCGTGGTTCGTACCTCGGCATGTGGAACATCTCCCACAACCTCGGCGGTGCCGGTGCGGCCGGCGTGGCGCTGTTCGGCGCAAACTATCTGTTCGACGGCCACGTCATCGGCATGTTTATCTTCCCGTCGATTATCGCCCTGATCGTCGGCTTTATCGGCCTGCGCTTTGGCAGCGACTCCCCGGAATCTTACGGCCTCGGCAAAGCCGAAGAGCTGTTCGGCGAGGAGATCAGCGAAGAGGACAAAGAGACCGAAGAAAACGAGATGACCAAATGGCAGATCTTTGTTGAATACGTGCTGAAAAACAAAGTCATCTGGCTGCTCTGCTTCTCGAACATCTTCCTCTACGTGGTGCGTATCGGCATCGACCAGTGGTCAACCGTGTATGCCTTCCAGGAGCTGAAGCTTTCTAAGGAAGTGGCCATTCAGGGCTTCACCCTGTTCGAAGTGGGCGCGCTGGTCGGCACGCTGCTGTGGGGCTGGCTCTCTGACCTCGCCAACGGCCGTCGCGCGCTGGTGGCCTGCGTCGCGCTGGCGCTGATTATCGCCACGCTCGGCGTCTACCAGCACGCCAGCAACCAGTACGTTTACCTGGCGTCCCTGTTCGCGCTCGGCTTCCTGGTGTTCGGCCCGCAGCTGCTGATCGGCGTGGCGGCAGTCGGCTTCGTTCCGAAAAAAGCGATCGGCGCCGCCGATGGGATTAAGGGCACCTTCGCCTACCTGATCGGCGACAGCTTCGCCAAGCTGGGTCTGGGAATGATCGCCGACGGCACGCCGATTTTCGGCCTCACCGGCTGGGCGGGAACCTTCGCGGCGCTGGATGCGGCAGCGATCGGCTGTATCGTCCTGATGGCAATGGTCGCGGTGCTGGAAGAACGTAAAATCCGCCGTGAGAATCGTGCGCAGAAGCAGAAATTGAAAGCAGCCTGA